One genomic window of Trichomycterus rosablanca isolate fTriRos1 chromosome 1, fTriRos1.hap1, whole genome shotgun sequence includes the following:
- the prc1a gene encoding protein regulator of cytokinesis 1a isoform X1: MRKSELHAAESVACLNKALNHLRDIWEEIGIPEDQRMQRTEAVKMHIKNLLDMMIAEEEGLRKRLLSSIESCRKELNVLCEELQLPPFEEDEGLTMLQVEKEIRTHLKVMLKQKNQRLSELKSLIQQDRELCDILCDNLYTIDPDCVPSAQQLEDYRQHIAIRNQEKERRYAEFVAIKRCIITCMEELEQMPETSFERDVVCEEEDTFCLSTDNIAALKVLQSQLENQKADIKAVCVSYRGRIVELWERLQIPQEERDSVAEHMQSSRKKNMDSLHTELERLEELKMKNIKSVIETIRAEIACLWEKCFYSQDQTQAFISYYSNDFSEELLTAHEQEEQRLKQQYEQHKELYNGVANWQNNWVTYQELEKKANDPSRFHNRGGNLLREEKQRADLQKSLPKLEKSLKVQIEQWEAEHGSEFRVQGQHFMRYVEEQWNLHQLEKEREKLERQMKKSKQTEEDMLYGTTLRTPTKRRIAGTPTPGKSRKLNSTSSVCSSTPNTTLRSICHSPSMRPPLSVSKIGLGLRTPSRSRTPRTLEKNKENLSKLPGALRTMTSSTYRNCSINSVASSYTEFARDCVNIESTTISSENSHRLQNSTARLEF; this comes from the exons ATGAGGAAGAG TGAGCTACATGCTGCTGAGTCGGTGGCATGTTTGAATAAAGCACTGAATCACCTGAGAGACATCTGGGAGGAGATCGGCATTCCTGAGGACCAACGAATGCAGCGCACAGAGGCTGTTAAAATGCACATAAAG AATCTTCTGGACATGATGATTGCAGAGGAGGAAGGGCTTAGGAAGAGGCTGCTAAGCAGCATCGAGTCCTGTCGAAAAGAGCTGAATGTTTTGTGTGAGGAGCTTCAACTTCCACCATTTGAG gaggATGAAGGTTTGACTATGTTGCAAGTGGAAAAAGAGATCCGCACACACCTAAAGGTTATGCTGAAGCAGAAGAACCAGCGTTTGAGTGAGCTGAAGAGTCTTATACAGCAGGACCGTGAACTGTGTGATATCCTGTGTGATAACTTGTACACCATCGATCCTGACTGCGTGCCCTCTGCCCAGCAGCTGGAGGACTACCGCCAGCACATTGCCATCCGCAATCAGGAAAAG GAGCGTCGATATGCTGAGTTTGTGGCCATCAAACGTTGCATCATCACATGCATGGAGGAACTTGAGCAGATGCCAGAAACCAGCTTTGAGAGAGACGTGGTATGTGAGGAGGAGGACACATTCTGCCTCTCAACAGACAATATTGCAGCACTTAAAGTGCTACAGAGTCAG TTGGAGAATCAAAAAGCAGACATTAAAGCGGTCTGTGTGTCCTACCGTGGTCGTATTGTGGAGTTATGGGAGAGACTGCAGATTCCCCAGGAGGAACGAGACTCTGTTGCTGAACACATGCAAAGCAGCAGAAAGAAAAACATGGACTCG CTGCACACTGAACTGGAGCGTCTGGAGGAGCTGAAAATGAAGAACATCAAGAGTGTGATTGAAACGATCAGAGCAGAAATTGCGTGCCTCTGGGAGAAATGCTTTTATAGCCAGGACCAAACACAAGCCTTCATTTCATATTACAGTA ATGACTTCAGTGAGGAGCTGCTAACAGCACATGAACAAGAGGAACAGAGACTAAAGCAGCAGTATGAGCAGCATAAAGAGCTGTATAATGGAGTGGCCAACTGGCAGAACAACTGGGTGACATACCAGGAACTGGAG AAAAAAGCCAACGATCCATCCCGCTTTCACAACAGAGGAGGCAACCTGTTGCGGGAAGAGAAACAAAGAGCAGATCTTCAGAAGAGTCTGCCCAAG CTGGAGAAAAGTCTGAAGGTCCAGATTGAGCAGTGGGAGGCAGAGCATGGTTCTGAGTTCCGTGTACAAGGGCAGCACTTCATGCGGTATGTGGAGGAGCAGTGGAACCTGCACCAGctggagaaagagagagagaaactcgAGAGG CAAATGAAAAAGAGCAAACAGACTGAGGAGGACATGCTGTATGGCACAACACTAAGAACACCCACCAAAAGGAGGATAGCAGGAACACCTACACCTGGAAAATCACGCAAG TTGAACTCCACCTCCAGTGTCTGTAGCTCCACTCCTAATACCACACTGCGCTCCATCTGTCACTCCCCTTCCATGAGACCGCCTCTTTCTGTTAGCAAG ATTGGTTTAGGTTTGCGTACTCCATCTCGTTCTCGAACCCCACGTACTCTGGAGAAAAATAAGGAGAATCTTTCTAAGCTGCCTGGAGCATTGCGCACCATGACGTCCAGCACATACAGAAACTGCTCTATCAACTCCGTTGCCAGCTCCTACACTGAATTTGCG AGGGATTGTGTCAACATTGAATCAACAACCATCTCCAG cGAGAACTCTCACAGGCTTCAAAATTCAACAGCAAGACTGGAGTTCTGA
- the prc1a gene encoding protein regulator of cytokinesis 1a isoform X2 produces the protein MRKSELHAAESVACLNKALNHLRDIWEEIGIPEDQRMQRTEAVKMHIKNLLDMMIAEEEGLRKRLLSSIESCRKELNVLCEELQLPPFEEDEGLTMLQVEKEIRTHLKVMLKQKNQRLSELKSLIQQDRELCDILCDNLYTIDPDCVPSAQQLEDYRQHIAIRNQEKERRYAEFVAIKRCIITCMEELEQMPETSFERDVVCEEEDTFCLSTDNIAALKVLQSQLENQKADIKAVCVSYRGRIVELWERLQIPQEERDSVAEHMQSSRKKNMDSLHTELERLEELKMKNIKSVIETIRAEIACLWEKCFYSQDQTQAFISYYSNDFSEELLTAHEQEEQRLKQQYEQHKELYNGVANWQNNWVTYQELEKKANDPSRFHNRGGNLLREEKQRADLQKSLPKLEKSLKVQIEQWEAEHGSEFRVQGQHFMRYVEEQWNLHQLEKEREKLERQMKKSKQTEEDMLYGTTLRTPTKRRIAGTPTPGKSRKLNSTSSVCSSTPNTTLRSICHSPSMRPPLSVSKIGLGLRTPSRSRTPRTLEKNKENLSKLPGALRTMTSSTYRNCSINSVASSYTEFARELSQASKFNSKTGVLNSTITR, from the exons ATGAGGAAGAG TGAGCTACATGCTGCTGAGTCGGTGGCATGTTTGAATAAAGCACTGAATCACCTGAGAGACATCTGGGAGGAGATCGGCATTCCTGAGGACCAACGAATGCAGCGCACAGAGGCTGTTAAAATGCACATAAAG AATCTTCTGGACATGATGATTGCAGAGGAGGAAGGGCTTAGGAAGAGGCTGCTAAGCAGCATCGAGTCCTGTCGAAAAGAGCTGAATGTTTTGTGTGAGGAGCTTCAACTTCCACCATTTGAG gaggATGAAGGTTTGACTATGTTGCAAGTGGAAAAAGAGATCCGCACACACCTAAAGGTTATGCTGAAGCAGAAGAACCAGCGTTTGAGTGAGCTGAAGAGTCTTATACAGCAGGACCGTGAACTGTGTGATATCCTGTGTGATAACTTGTACACCATCGATCCTGACTGCGTGCCCTCTGCCCAGCAGCTGGAGGACTACCGCCAGCACATTGCCATCCGCAATCAGGAAAAG GAGCGTCGATATGCTGAGTTTGTGGCCATCAAACGTTGCATCATCACATGCATGGAGGAACTTGAGCAGATGCCAGAAACCAGCTTTGAGAGAGACGTGGTATGTGAGGAGGAGGACACATTCTGCCTCTCAACAGACAATATTGCAGCACTTAAAGTGCTACAGAGTCAG TTGGAGAATCAAAAAGCAGACATTAAAGCGGTCTGTGTGTCCTACCGTGGTCGTATTGTGGAGTTATGGGAGAGACTGCAGATTCCCCAGGAGGAACGAGACTCTGTTGCTGAACACATGCAAAGCAGCAGAAAGAAAAACATGGACTCG CTGCACACTGAACTGGAGCGTCTGGAGGAGCTGAAAATGAAGAACATCAAGAGTGTGATTGAAACGATCAGAGCAGAAATTGCGTGCCTCTGGGAGAAATGCTTTTATAGCCAGGACCAAACACAAGCCTTCATTTCATATTACAGTA ATGACTTCAGTGAGGAGCTGCTAACAGCACATGAACAAGAGGAACAGAGACTAAAGCAGCAGTATGAGCAGCATAAAGAGCTGTATAATGGAGTGGCCAACTGGCAGAACAACTGGGTGACATACCAGGAACTGGAG AAAAAAGCCAACGATCCATCCCGCTTTCACAACAGAGGAGGCAACCTGTTGCGGGAAGAGAAACAAAGAGCAGATCTTCAGAAGAGTCTGCCCAAG CTGGAGAAAAGTCTGAAGGTCCAGATTGAGCAGTGGGAGGCAGAGCATGGTTCTGAGTTCCGTGTACAAGGGCAGCACTTCATGCGGTATGTGGAGGAGCAGTGGAACCTGCACCAGctggagaaagagagagagaaactcgAGAGG CAAATGAAAAAGAGCAAACAGACTGAGGAGGACATGCTGTATGGCACAACACTAAGAACACCCACCAAAAGGAGGATAGCAGGAACACCTACACCTGGAAAATCACGCAAG TTGAACTCCACCTCCAGTGTCTGTAGCTCCACTCCTAATACCACACTGCGCTCCATCTGTCACTCCCCTTCCATGAGACCGCCTCTTTCTGTTAGCAAG ATTGGTTTAGGTTTGCGTACTCCATCTCGTTCTCGAACCCCACGTACTCTGGAGAAAAATAAGGAGAATCTTTCTAAGCTGCCTGGAGCATTGCGCACCATGACGTCCAGCACATACAGAAACTGCTCTATCAACTCCGTTGCCAGCTCCTACACTGAATTTGCG cGAGAACTCTCACAGGCTTCAAAATTCAACAGCAAGACTGGAGTTCTGAACTCCACCATCACCCGCTGA